CTTCTGCTCGAACTCGCTCACCATAGGGCCGGTCGTCAGCCAATCTGAACGCAACACCTTCACCACGGCCTCAATATCGCCGTCGCCGATAGTTTGGCGGCCATAGGGTAGCATCTTCGCCGGCGTCATGACGAGAAGCTCTCTACTGAATCGTCCCCTGAATACTCCTCGGCAAGCTTCTGCAGGTCCGAGATTGACAACCATTCAGTATTGGTATCGCTACTGTAGCAGAAGCCATCGGGACAGGGGCGCCCGCCGTTCTTTTCGCCGTAACCTCTGCTCTCCCACTCCTGGACTACAGGTAGTATCGCGTAGTAGCTGTCGTACTCGTACGTATGCCTCGCGTCGTCCTCCGATACCATGACTTCATGAAGCTTCTCTCCTGGCCGAATCCCCACATGCTCATGTCGACATTCCGGAGCGATCGCTTCCGCAAGATCCATAATATTCATGCTCGGTATCTTCGGTACGAAAATCTCTCCACCTTCCATTCGCTCAAGAGATTCCAGTACGAACGCGACACCCCGTTGAAGGGTGATCCAGAACCGAGTCATACGCTTGTCTGTGATAGGAAGAACACCAGTCTTGCGCTGCTGGCAGAAGAATGGGATTACGCTGCCGCGGCTTCCGACGACGTTGCCGTATCTCACGACGCTGAATCTGGTGTCGTGGTAACCGGAGTAATGATTCGCAGCCACGAATAACTTATCGGAGCATAGCTTCGTAGCTCCATAAAGATTCACCGGGTTAGCTGCCTTGTCCGTACTAAGCGCGATGACCTGTTTCACGTTCTTGTCAATGGCAGCGTCGATGGTGTTTGCAGCGCCTATTACATTCGTCTTTACCGCCTCGAGCGGATTGTATTCGGCTGCCGGCACCTGC
This window of the Acidobacteriota bacterium genome carries:
- the pseB gene encoding UDP-N-acetylglucosamine 4,6-dehydratase (inverting), with protein sequence MLNDKTILITGGTGSFGQKLTETVLRQFTPHRLIIFSRDELKQFEMRQRFSEKDFPCIRYFLGDVRDRDRLYRAFDGVDVVVHAAALKQVPAAEYNPLEAVKTNVIGAANTIDAAIDKNVKQVIALSTDKAANPVNLYGATKLCSDKLFVAANHYSGYHDTRFSVVRYGNVVGSRGSVIPFFCQQRKTGVLPITDKRMTRFWITLQRGVAFVLESLERMEGGEIFVPKIPSMNIMDLAEAIAPECRHEHVGIRPGEKLHEVMVSEDDARHTYEYDSYYAILPVVQEWESRGYGEKNGGRPCPDGFCYSSDTNTEWLSISDLQKLAEEYSGDDSVESFSS